Within Romboutsia sp. CE17, the genomic segment TGCCAATTGAAACTTATCGTGATATAGAAATATTAAAAGCTAATATGGATGCAAGGATTGCTATAATGGAAGGTGACTTAAAGTTAGCAAAAGAATATTTAAATAACGCTAAGTATTTACAAGAAATTGATAAAGAAGATTACTATGTTGGAAAAGATATTTCTTATTCATTAGCATTAGGACAGTTTTATGAAGAGAGTAATCAATATGAAGATGCAATTAAACTTTATGAGTCAATGTTAGATAAAAATAAAGATAATAAATATATAATAGAGCAAATTTTAGAAAACTTAATAAGAGTAGAAAATGATGATAGCAAGAAAAATGACTATTATAGGATGTTAATGGAATTAAGAGAAAATCAAGAAGATGAGCGATATGGAGATTATACATTTTACATTTTAGATAAAATTAATAATGAAAATGAACTAATAGAAAAAAATAAATCCATATCAAAATATTATAGATTAATTATAATTTTAATAGTAGCAGGAGGGTTAATTATACGAATACTATTTAATAAAATTAAAAATATAAAGATAAACAGCAAGCAAGATGTTTTAGTTAATGCATATAATAGAAGACATTTTGATATAACTAACAAAAGGTTACTAAGCAAAAATAAATTATTTTCTATTATAATTTTAGATTTAGATAATTTTAAGAGTATAAATGATAATTTTGGACATGATCTAGGAGATATTGTTTTAATTAATACTTGC encodes:
- a CDS encoding GGDEF domain-containing protein produces the protein MSIKSIIIANQQNLNEETSEGLIELAQLFKRLGGIETGIELIKKSLSIEIEDEFKDADIKTYGLLTLGELYLTNGDYKNAKLVSEKISNYKDSMPIETYRDIEILKANMDARIAIMEGDLKLAKEYLNNAKYLQEIDKEDYYVGKDISYSLALGQFYEESNQYEDAIKLYESMLDKNKDNKYIIEQILENLIRVENDDSKKNDYYRMLMELRENQEDERYGDYTFYILDKINNENELIEKNKSISKYYRLIIILIVAGGLIIRILFNKIKNIKINSKQDVLVNAYNRRHFDITNKRLLSKNKLFSIIILDLDNFKSINDNFGHDLGDIVLINTCKAIQPLLDEQSSLFRYGGEEFVVIVQDKSREEVLQLAENIRAKVESLHWKEDIVTTLSIGVAHSDANGSNTFKKADEKLYVSKKTGKNKVTS